One region of Chryseobacterium sp. C-71 genomic DNA includes:
- a CDS encoding T9SS type B sorting domain-containing protein, with product MKKTLLFYLSVILLFFSQNISAQTYQLTGNPVVTTGWDIVPSATAPNDFVQLTADQTGQFGAIKLSDPINLKYCDKWKVEFDFRIDGNGTTAYGRGDGLTFWYLSNPPTAFTTGGGLGIPANANGLMVAFDIFNNSTEGQMSKVHLLYGTNNTPAGNPNIEYNMAAGSTFHSPDLQATQPFVGANYKHVEVNGQVDPANINNWIIQIRIDGVVITNQSFAPSGGAIGMTTGYFGFSAGTGAASARHSIKNAKIFIDKVPILQSTVTPFVCTNPSTGNGFVDLTSYATQFVNVPSNYIITYYVLGSSTPIVTPNNFQYTGNTTISVVIKDPSSTLCDNGDARIILNPSPFEAVDASMTECNNNGSGVGIFNLNNAAVTTLAGVTKQYYPTLADLIAGTNQIMNFAAYPAAQGTTIHVKVTTAQGCVDNAIITLNTSPLVVVNDATLRSCFEPNNPSLGIFNLPNAPVTTEPGTTKKYFPSLTDAVNGTNEISTPATYTAPNGVVYVKVSNGTGCYSVAKVTLVVIPPIYSTVLVDKVICIEDKTTLDAGSGFSGYEWSTGETTQIISNVGVGTYWVKLKSGDCIATQTVKVYASEQPVVTSIDISNTTITVNVDGGTPAYQYSLDNVNWQDSNVFTGISRGMHKIYVRDVYNCVPIEINVTVPNLINVITPNGDGQNDYIDYSALAGKIDLTFNVFDRYGSKLHQGDKTNRYIWDGTANGRKVPTGSYWYSVTWNENNKNKTPIKFSGWIMVKNRD from the coding sequence ATGAAGAAAACACTACTATTTTACCTTTCAGTAATTCTTTTATTCTTCTCTCAAAACATATCTGCCCAAACGTATCAGCTTACAGGAAATCCGGTTGTTACAACAGGATGGGATATTGTTCCTTCAGCAACTGCTCCCAATGATTTCGTACAGCTTACAGCAGATCAGACGGGTCAGTTTGGAGCCATAAAACTTTCCGACCCCATCAACTTAAAATATTGTGATAAATGGAAAGTTGAATTCGACTTCAGAATCGACGGAAACGGAACTACAGCTTACGGAAGAGGTGACGGATTAACATTTTGGTATCTTTCAAACCCACCAACAGCCTTCACGACCGGAGGAGGATTGGGAATTCCGGCAAACGCAAACGGATTGATGGTTGCTTTTGACATCTTCAACAATTCTACGGAAGGGCAAATGAGCAAGGTGCATCTCTTATATGGAACCAATAATACTCCAGCAGGAAATCCAAATATTGAATACAATATGGCGGCAGGAAGTACATTTCACTCACCAGATTTGCAGGCCACACAGCCTTTTGTAGGAGCAAATTATAAACACGTTGAAGTAAATGGTCAGGTTGATCCGGCCAATATCAACAATTGGATTATTCAAATCAGAATAGATGGCGTTGTAATTACAAACCAATCTTTTGCTCCATCAGGAGGAGCCATCGGTATGACAACCGGATACTTCGGATTTTCAGCAGGAACAGGAGCAGCGAGCGCAAGGCATTCTATCAAAAATGCAAAAATTTTCATTGACAAAGTTCCTATTTTACAGAGTACAGTGACACCGTTTGTATGTACTAATCCTTCTACAGGAAATGGTTTTGTTGATTTAACTTCTTACGCAACACAATTTGTCAATGTTCCCAGCAACTATATTATTACCTATTATGTTTTAGGAAGTTCCACACCAATTGTGACACCTAATAACTTTCAGTACACAGGAAACACCACAATATCTGTAGTCATCAAAGATCCGTCTTCCACACTATGTGATAATGGTGATGCGAGAATTATTTTAAATCCAAGTCCGTTCGAAGCCGTTGATGCATCTATGACAGAATGTAATAATAATGGCTCAGGCGTTGGGATATTTAATTTAAATAATGCGGCAGTAACCACACTAGCCGGGGTTACTAAACAATATTATCCAACTTTAGCAGATTTGATTGCAGGAACAAATCAAATTATGAACTTTGCAGCATATCCAGCGGCACAGGGAACTACAATTCATGTAAAAGTAACGACTGCTCAAGGCTGTGTAGACAATGCAATTATAACGCTAAACACGTCTCCATTAGTCGTTGTAAACGATGCTACACTGAGAAGTTGCTTTGAACCAAACAATCCTTCACTCGGAATATTTAATTTACCAAATGCTCCCGTAACTACAGAACCGGGAACCACGAAAAAATACTTTCCATCTTTAACGGATGCAGTAAATGGAACTAATGAAATCAGCACACCTGCAACTTACACGGCTCCAAACGGAGTTGTATATGTAAAAGTAAGCAACGGAACCGGATGTTATTCAGTGGCAAAAGTAACCTTAGTGGTAATTCCCCCTATATATTCTACCGTTTTGGTTGATAAAGTAATTTGTATTGAAGACAAAACTACTTTAGACGCAGGATCAGGATTTAGCGGATATGAGTGGAGCACTGGCGAAACAACACAAATAATCTCAAATGTCGGTGTAGGAACTTATTGGGTAAAATTGAAAAGCGGTGACTGTATTGCCACACAAACGGTAAAAGTTTACGCTTCAGAGCAACCTGTCGTAACTTCTATTGACATTTCAAATACCACAATTACCGTAAACGTTGATGGTGGAACTCCTGCTTATCAATATTCTTTAGACAATGTCAACTGGCAAGATTCTAATGTGTTTACAGGAATCTCAAGAGGAATGCATAAAATTTATGTAAGAGACGTTTATAACTGTGTGCCTATTGAAATAAATGTAACCGTACCGAATTTAATCAATGTAATCACTCCAAACGGAGACGGACAAAATGACTATATCGATTACTCAGCTTTAGCAGGGAAAATAGATTTAACATTCAATGTTTTCGACAGATACGGATCAAAACTCCACCAGGGAGACAAAACCAACCGATACATTTGGGACGGAACCGCCAACGGCAGAAAAGTTCCTACAGGAAGCTATTGGTATTCTGTAACATGGAATGAAAACAACAAAAACAAAACCCCAATCAAGTTCTCAGGTTGGATCATGGTAAAAAACAGAGACTAA
- a CDS encoding lectin-like domain-containing protein, translated as MNKNLLFYFTIFLLCISGKYHSQTYQLAGTPFTTAGWTMVAPTVASTDFIQLTPDTNNQSGSVRLNDPINLKFCDKWRVEFDFRMDSNQTANGDGLAFWYLANPPVASVLGSGLGVSQNAVGLIAGFDTYNNTTTAVMSKVHVAYGQVVNTTDTNNVEFFNVAGSSFHSPDMNTTLPFQGATYKHVEVTAEVDPAIPTNWIIQIKIDGTVICNQSFAPSGAAAAMTVGYFGFSASTGGNRSRHSIKNVKIYTDKVSILQPSVTQSYCPSPSTGFATVNLTSFNSQFVATPANYTFSYSVGGTPITNPTAYQFNANTTVSVFVKDNSGVLCDNPDGQILLTLSPFTANNRTISECNNNNDTTATFNLTTANVSGVPGIVKKYYRTLADLNAGTNEITNPTAFISEPTIIYVKVTTPQGCTGTAQITLNFLPLPVVTDAALQSCSIPTNITTGLFNLTSANVTAETGITKTFYTSLANALAGTNSIVNPIAHVSSNSDVFVKVTSTVSNCFIIKKITLKVIPPVKSTVLKDKIICIYDRTNLDAGPGFDEYLWNTGATTSSIQGVPVGTYWVRLKTGSCYTTQIVDVKAASNPVIASIDISNNTITVNATGGTAPYQYSLNGTTWQDSNIFKGLPRGENKIFLKDSYNCEPVQIQITVPNLLNAITPNGDNVNDVIDYTALAYKKNLVFIVYDRYGNKKYEADKLRNFKWDGTSAGKKIPTGTYWYTISWNENDANNTRTQYNGWVLVKNRE; from the coding sequence ATGAATAAAAATTTACTGTTTTATTTTACCATATTTCTACTTTGCATTTCCGGAAAATACCATTCCCAAACTTATCAGCTTGCCGGAACTCCTTTCACAACCGCTGGCTGGACGATGGTGGCACCTACAGTGGCAAGCACAGATTTTATTCAGCTTACTCCAGACACAAACAATCAATCGGGATCTGTAAGGCTGAATGATCCTATCAACTTGAAATTTTGTGATAAATGGAGAGTGGAATTTGATTTCAGAATGGATTCTAACCAAACTGCCAATGGTGATGGTCTTGCATTTTGGTATCTGGCAAACCCGCCGGTAGCAAGTGTATTGGGATCAGGGCTTGGTGTTTCGCAAAATGCAGTAGGTCTTATTGCGGGTTTTGACACCTACAACAATACAACCACAGCAGTAATGAGTAAAGTACATGTTGCATACGGTCAGGTAGTCAACACAACCGATACCAACAACGTAGAATTTTTTAATGTAGCCGGAAGCTCTTTTCATTCTCCTGATATGAATACTACTTTACCTTTTCAGGGAGCTACGTATAAACATGTTGAAGTAACAGCGGAAGTAGATCCTGCAATACCAACCAATTGGATCATACAGATAAAAATTGACGGTACTGTGATTTGTAATCAATCTTTTGCCCCTTCAGGAGCTGCAGCTGCGATGACCGTTGGATATTTTGGATTCTCGGCCTCTACAGGAGGAAACAGATCAAGACATTCTATTAAAAACGTAAAAATATACACAGATAAAGTAAGCATCTTACAACCATCTGTAACACAATCTTATTGCCCTAGTCCTTCAACAGGATTCGCAACAGTAAACCTTACATCATTTAACTCTCAATTTGTTGCAACCCCTGCAAATTATACATTTTCGTATTCTGTAGGAGGAACACCAATTACCAATCCTACAGCTTATCAGTTTAATGCAAATACAACTGTGAGTGTTTTTGTAAAAGATAACTCTGGAGTATTGTGCGATAATCCGGATGGTCAAATTCTCCTTACGCTTTCACCGTTTACCGCAAACAACAGGACTATTTCAGAATGTAACAATAACAATGATACCACAGCTACATTTAATCTTACCACAGCAAATGTAAGCGGTGTACCCGGAATCGTTAAGAAATACTACAGAACACTAGCTGATCTGAACGCAGGAACAAATGAAATTACGAATCCTACCGCATTTATTTCTGAACCTACTATTATTTATGTAAAAGTAACAACACCGCAAGGATGTACTGGCACAGCGCAAATCACGTTAAACTTTCTACCGTTACCGGTAGTGACAGACGCAGCATTACAATCTTGTTCTATTCCTACAAATATTACAACAGGGCTTTTCAATTTAACTTCAGCAAACGTTACAGCGGAAACAGGTATAACAAAAACATTTTACACCTCCTTAGCAAACGCTTTAGCAGGAACAAATTCAATAGTAAATCCTATCGCCCATGTTTCTTCCAATTCAGATGTATTTGTAAAGGTAACCTCTACTGTCAGCAATTGTTTTATCATTAAAAAAATTACCCTAAAAGTAATTCCGCCTGTAAAATCAACGGTTTTAAAAGACAAGATAATTTGTATCTACGACAGAACAAATTTAGATGCAGGACCAGGTTTTGACGAATACCTATGGAATACTGGTGCAACGACATCATCAATTCAAGGGGTACCTGTAGGAACATATTGGGTAAGATTGAAAACCGGAAGCTGCTACACTACTCAGATTGTCGATGTAAAAGCAGCCTCAAACCCTGTTATTGCAAGTATAGATATCAGCAACAACACAATTACAGTGAATGCTACCGGAGGAACAGCACCTTATCAATATTCTTTAAACGGAACAACCTGGCAGGATTCTAATATTTTCAAAGGGCTGCCAAGAGGAGAAAATAAAATTTTCCTGAAAGACTCTTACAATTGTGAGCCAGTACAAATACAAATTACAGTTCCGAATTTGCTCAATGCAATCACACCAAACGGAGATAATGTAAATGATGTTATTGATTACACAGCTTTAGCATATAAGAAAAACTTAGTATTTATCGTATATGACAGATACGGAAACAAAAAATACGAAGCAGACAAGCTGAGAAATTTCAAATGGGACGGAACTTCAGCAGGAAAGAAAATCCCAACAGGAACTTACTGGTACACTATCTCTTGGAACGAAAATGACGCAAACAACACCCGCACTCAATACAATGGCTGGGTACTTGTAAAAAATAGAGAATAA
- the rnhA gene encoding ribonuclease HI, with translation MRIEIYTDGACSGNPGKGGFGIVMKVPEKNYQKTFSKGFRKTTNNRMELLAVITALEKLKSTENDIHVFTDSKYVSDAINQNWLAGWIKRGWKNVKNPDLWKRFAVLFKEHHPKMHWVKGHAGHFENELCDKLAVAAASSANLEIDTYFENLDGNSLF, from the coding sequence TTGAGAATAGAAATCTATACAGACGGCGCATGCAGCGGAAATCCCGGAAAAGGAGGATTCGGAATCGTCATGAAAGTTCCGGAGAAAAATTACCAAAAAACATTCTCAAAAGGTTTTCGCAAAACCACCAATAATCGAATGGAATTACTGGCAGTAATTACTGCTTTAGAAAAACTAAAATCTACAGAAAACGACATCCATGTTTTCACAGACAGCAAATATGTATCTGACGCTATCAATCAAAACTGGCTTGCAGGCTGGATTAAAAGAGGCTGGAAAAACGTAAAAAATCCCGATTTGTGGAAACGTTTTGCGGTGCTTTTCAAAGAACATCATCCAAAGATGCATTGGGTAAAAGGCCATGCTGGTCATTTTGAAAATGAGCTGTGTGATAAGCTTGCAGTAGCTGCAGCAAGTTCGGCAAATCTTGAGATCGATACTTATTTTGAAAATTTAGACGGCAATTCTTTATTTTAG
- the dnaB gene encoding replicative DNA helicase has protein sequence MAQKETLSSLTQGNFARELSIADGKMPPNAVDFERLVVGTFLIDKKGLDHSIDLLTPEVFYDPRHSVIFEVILKLYEGNQPVDLMTVIQELKKTDRLASAGGDHYIIELTMGVSSSAHIEYHVRVILEKYILRSLINVSANVIDTSYKESTDVFELLDKAEQSFFEITNGTIKKGFDTANTLVKQAIDTIKSLKDKEGISGVPSGFTGVDKETGGWQNSDLIIIAARPAMGKTAFLLSMARNIAVGHKIPMALFSLEMASVQLITRMIASETKISSEKLRKGQMSDEEWQRLFSNVSELENAPLYIDETPSLSIFDFRAKCRRLVMQHGVRIIMVDYLQLMTASSGGKGGGNREQEIAMISRSLKAIAKELNVPVIALSQLSRTVETRPGKRPQLSDLRESGAIEQDADIVSFIFRPEYYKIAVWDNDEEGQESSTENQAELIIAKHRNGATADVRLSFMKHFAKFGDIGETDSSYPSGGSHSPEPSGFEKIKTTIQPGAAFDLPDNSKVSGSSMNDLDDEDDFPF, from the coding sequence ATGGCGCAGAAAGAAACTTTATCTTCTCTTACTCAAGGAAACTTTGCTAGAGAATTATCGATTGCAGATGGAAAAATGCCTCCCAATGCTGTAGATTTTGAACGTTTGGTGGTCGGTACTTTTTTAATTGATAAAAAAGGACTCGATCATTCTATTGACCTTTTGACTCCCGAAGTTTTTTACGACCCAAGACACTCGGTGATTTTTGAGGTGATTCTAAAACTATACGAAGGAAATCAGCCCGTAGATTTGATGACCGTTATTCAAGAGTTGAAAAAAACCGACAGGCTAGCATCCGCAGGTGGAGATCATTATATTATTGAATTAACGATGGGTGTAAGTTCATCTGCCCATATCGAATATCACGTACGTGTAATTCTCGAAAAATATATTCTGAGAAGTTTAATTAATGTTTCTGCCAATGTTATTGATACTTCTTACAAAGAATCAACAGATGTTTTTGAGCTGTTAGATAAAGCTGAACAATCATTTTTTGAAATTACCAACGGAACCATCAAAAAAGGTTTTGACACCGCAAATACATTAGTAAAGCAAGCAATTGATACCATAAAATCTCTTAAAGACAAAGAAGGAATTTCTGGAGTTCCTTCGGGATTTACAGGAGTTGATAAAGAAACCGGTGGCTGGCAAAATTCAGATTTAATTATCATTGCAGCACGTCCGGCGATGGGGAAAACAGCATTTCTTCTTTCGATGGCAAGAAATATCGCTGTGGGACACAAAATTCCAATGGCACTTTTCTCTCTCGAGATGGCATCTGTACAGTTGATCACCAGGATGATTGCTTCAGAAACTAAAATTTCATCAGAAAAACTAAGAAAAGGACAAATGAGCGATGAAGAATGGCAAAGACTATTCTCAAACGTATCTGAACTTGAAAATGCTCCTTTATATATTGATGAGACGCCTTCCCTATCCATTTTCGACTTCAGGGCAAAATGTCGAAGATTGGTAATGCAACATGGCGTGAGAATCATCATGGTCGATTATCTTCAGCTGATGACCGCAAGCAGCGGAGGAAAAGGAGGCGGAAACCGTGAACAGGAAATTGCAATGATTTCTCGTTCATTAAAAGCAATTGCTAAAGAATTAAATGTTCCAGTAATTGCACTTTCCCAGCTGTCAAGAACCGTAGAAACCCGTCCGGGAAAAAGACCTCAGCTGTCAGATTTGAGGGAATCGGGAGCAATTGAGCAGGATGCTGATATTGTATCATTTATCTTCAGACCAGAATATTATAAAATTGCCGTTTGGGATAATGATGAAGAAGGACAAGAATCTTCGACAGAAAACCAAGCTGAGCTGATTATCGCAAAACACAGAAACGGTGCAACTGCCGACGTAAGACTTTCTTTTATGAAGCATTTTGCGAAATTTGGGGACATTGGCGAAACAGATAGCAGTTATCCATCAGGAGGCTCACACTCTCCGGAACCAAGTGGTTTTGAAAAGATAAAAACAACCATTCAGCCAGGAGCTGCATTTGATTTACCTGATAATTCTAAAGTTTCGGGCTCTTCAATGAATGATCTGGATGATGAAGATGATTTTCCATTTTAA
- a CDS encoding gliding motility-associated C-terminal domain-containing protein codes for MKKLLLFFILITSQLFYSQSDCVSAIPVCGNSNVFFTPSGPGAVLEDLGGCLTDDENFSVWYTFTVATSGTLAFTIDANINTTDYDFAVYAPNATCSSLGAPIRCNFAGVSPTGNTGLELVPSGSAYFEAYLDVVAGQTYYLVIDNYSNAQNAGFSLIWEGTASLTSPFNDPALTPNPFITPGVPNATDPTQPNEILKCALPMQFDFTTLSSGIINGNTNFTVTYHNLQNDAITGNSPLTTALVDGTTIYYYRLKYTDPANPTNPINGCFVTGKFKFKQGNIVADNATLTECNNNGAGTGTFNLTTAAVFGDPTATKKYYLTLADLNADTNAITNPTAYVSAPKTIYVKVTSVEGCTDDSTITLNFHPVVVLTPATLESCFIENAITTATFDLTTAAVTSQTGITKRFFKTQATALSGTNEILNPTNYIAENSEVYVRVTNTNGCYAITKITLKVLPPVKSTVLKDKTICLEDRTTLDAGPGFTGYEWSTGATTQSIQGVGIGTYWVKLKTGKCFTLQQVKVLPASQPVIASLDINNNTITVNASGGTAPYQYSIDGTNWQNSNIFNNLPRGENKIYLKDSFDCTPIIVQVTVPNLVNAITPNGDNVNDELDYSALAYKKNLVFTIYNRYGNKIYESDKLRNYKWNGTSGGKKIVTGTYWYTITWDETDINNTHTVYNGWILVKNRE; via the coding sequence ATGAAAAAATTACTACTCTTTTTTATTTTAATAACCTCACAGTTATTTTATTCACAATCTGACTGCGTATCAGCAATTCCTGTTTGTGGGAATTCAAACGTCTTTTTCACCCCATCGGGTCCAGGAGCTGTTTTGGAGGATCTTGGAGGATGTTTAACTGATGATGAAAACTTCTCAGTATGGTACACTTTTACAGTAGCTACATCGGGTACATTAGCTTTCACAATTGATGCAAATATAAATACAACTGATTATGACTTCGCAGTATATGCTCCTAATGCTACCTGCTCATCATTAGGGGCACCTATAAGATGTAATTTTGCAGGAGTAAGTCCTACAGGTAATACAGGTCTTGAATTAGTACCCTCGGGCTCAGCCTACTTTGAGGCTTACCTTGACGTAGTTGCAGGACAAACTTATTATTTGGTAATTGACAATTACAGTAATGCGCAAAATGCTGGATTTTCCTTGATCTGGGAGGGTACTGCATCGTTAACTTCACCTTTTAACGACCCCGCGTTAACTCCAAACCCTTTTATCACACCAGGTGTCCCTAATGCTACGGATCCTACACAACCTAATGAAATCCTGAAGTGTGCACTGCCTATGCAGTTTGATTTTACTACACTTTCTTCTGGTATTATCAATGGGAACACGAATTTTACTGTTACTTATCATAATTTACAAAATGATGCCATCACAGGAAATTCTCCACTTACTACAGCATTAGTTGATGGAACTACGATTTATTATTACAGATTAAAATATACTGACCCTGCAAACCCAACCAATCCTATCAATGGATGCTTTGTGACTGGAAAGTTTAAGTTTAAACAAGGAAATATTGTTGCAGATAACGCAACACTTACAGAATGTAACAACAACGGAGCTGGAACAGGAACTTTTAACCTTACAACTGCAGCTGTTTTTGGAGATCCTACTGCAACCAAAAAGTACTATCTTACATTAGCCGATCTTAATGCTGACACCAATGCTATTACAAACCCTACAGCATATGTCTCTGCACCAAAAACAATCTATGTAAAAGTTACTTCTGTAGAAGGATGTACTGATGATTCAACAATCACGTTAAACTTCCATCCTGTGGTCGTTTTAACACCTGCCACTTTAGAGTCTTGTTTTATTGAAAATGCAATTACAACTGCAACTTTTGATTTGACAACAGCCGCCGTTACTTCTCAAACAGGTATTACAAAAAGATTCTTTAAAACTCAGGCAACTGCTTTATCGGGCACTAACGAAATTCTAAATCCTACGAATTATATTGCTGAAAACAGTGAAGTATATGTGAGAGTAACCAATACAAATGGATGTTATGCAATAACAAAAATCACATTAAAAGTTCTTCCTCCTGTAAAATCTACAGTATTAAAAGACAAAACAATCTGTCTGGAAGACAGAACAACCTTAGATGCTGGTCCAGGGTTCACAGGTTACGAATGGAGTACCGGAGCTACTACCCAAAGTATTCAAGGAGTAGGCATTGGAACTTACTGGGTAAAACTGAAAACCGGTAAATGCTTTACACTACAACAAGTTAAAGTATTACCTGCGTCGCAACCGGTAATCGCTAGTTTAGATATCAACAACAATACGATTACAGTAAATGCTTCAGGAGGAACTGCACCTTACCAATATTCTATTGACGGTACAAATTGGCAGAATTCTAATATATTTAATAACCTTCCGAGAGGGGAAAATAAAATCTATTTAAAAGATTCTTTTGATTGTACTCCTATTATAGTTCAGGTAACTGTTCCTAATTTAGTTAACGCAATTACTCCAAACGGAGATAATGTAAACGACGAATTAGATTATTCTGCATTAGCTTATAAGAAAAATCTTGTTTTCACAATCTACAACAGATACGGAAATAAAATCTACGAATCTGATAAGCTAAGAAATTACAAGTGGAACGGTACATCAGGCGGTAAGAAAATCGTAACAGGAACTTACTGGTACACCATCACTTGGGACGAAACTGACATCAACAACACCCATACAGTTTACAACGGATGGATATTGGTAAAAAATAGAGAATAA
- a CDS encoding T9SS type B sorting domain-containing protein, with protein MKKYLLAFALTIVQIISAQQDCTTAIPICSDSDISLTPGGFGNVHEGEVGCLTPSPGSTTQGETNSIWLTFSIETAGTLTFLITPTGPGANNIDYDWALYGPNHNCSNLTAVPLRCSYAGLGSPLAPLTGLNMTATDTTEDGGGDGFVKYIDVVPGQIYHLLLNNFSPTIAPFTLSFGGTATLLTPFDNNSGQVYQPNPFLEPGINHDGEIIICSNPASFDFSTLSAEILNSNPNFVVKYYKSAGDAADGIGEITLPIIVNTANTYHYTISYVDPTRPTSFLNQCRQFGTITFVDKSFQLTPVTLTSCSNNNTGTALYDLTSAAIGATPNLTLQYYPSMTSLNTGTNEITTPYAYTAPVGSAFVKATNEFGCVTIVEIKLAFHPIVTVIEATLRACFIENNPSTGEFNLPNAPVTLDAGTTKKFYPSETDAINQTNEILNAANYIAPNGVVYVRVMNATGCYTVAKINLVVIPPVYSTVLVDKVICIEDKTTLDAGPGFSAYEWSTGETTQIISNVGVGTYWVKLTTGDCTAIQKVKVYATEQPVISNVEITNTSIAVNVTGGTPAYQYSLDNVNWQESNVFSGLTRGDYTVYVKDSYDCIPMEIVIVVPNIINVITPNGDGVNDVINYSALSGKGNLILNIYDRYGTKIHQADKSNNYTWDGKIGGKNVPTGNYWYSVTWNENNKNKTPIKFTGWVMVKNRE; from the coding sequence ATGAAAAAATATTTACTCGCTTTTGCTTTAACGATAGTACAAATAATCTCCGCACAGCAGGACTGCACTACCGCAATACCTATATGTAGTGATTCTGACATTTCTTTGACCCCTGGTGGTTTTGGAAATGTTCATGAAGGTGAAGTAGGCTGTTTAACTCCTAGTCCGGGATCAACCACCCAAGGAGAAACGAATTCAATATGGTTGACCTTTAGTATCGAAACTGCTGGTACATTAACATTCTTAATAACACCCACAGGACCAGGCGCAAACAATATCGATTATGACTGGGCACTTTATGGCCCTAATCATAACTGCTCAAATTTAACCGCAGTTCCTTTAAGATGTTCTTATGCAGGTTTAGGCTCACCATTAGCACCGCTTACAGGACTCAACATGACTGCTACAGATACAACAGAAGATGGCGGTGGAGACGGTTTCGTAAAGTATATTGACGTTGTTCCGGGTCAAATTTACCACTTGCTTCTAAATAACTTCTCACCCACAATTGCACCTTTTACACTATCATTCGGAGGAACGGCAACATTGCTGACACCTTTTGATAACAATTCCGGGCAAGTTTATCAGCCAAACCCGTTTTTAGAACCAGGAATTAATCATGATGGAGAAATCATCATCTGTAGCAACCCTGCTTCTTTTGATTTTTCAACATTATCAGCCGAAATATTAAATTCAAACCCGAATTTTGTAGTTAAATATTACAAAAGTGCTGGAGATGCGGCGGATGGAATTGGTGAGATCACACTTCCTATTATAGTAAACACAGCAAACACTTATCATTATACCATTTCTTATGTAGATCCTACCAGACCTACGAGTTTCTTAAACCAGTGTAGGCAATTCGGAACGATTACTTTTGTCGATAAATCTTTTCAGCTGACTCCTGTAACATTGACTTCTTGTAGCAACAATAATACAGGAACAGCTTTGTATGACCTGACGTCTGCAGCGATTGGTGCAACACCCAATCTAACGTTACAATATTATCCGTCGATGACATCTCTAAATACGGGTACAAATGAGATTACAACACCATACGCCTATACAGCACCTGTAGGATCTGCCTTTGTAAAAGCAACCAATGAATTTGGATGTGTGACCATAGTTGAAATAAAACTTGCCTTCCACCCTATAGTTACTGTAATAGAAGCAACTTTGAGAGCATGTTTTATTGAAAATAATCCTTCTACTGGCGAGTTTAATTTACCAAACGCTCCAGTAACCTTAGATGCCGGAACCACTAAAAAGTTCTACCCATCAGAAACGGATGCCATTAATCAAACCAATGAGATTTTAAATGCTGCAAATTACATAGCTCCAAATGGTGTCGTGTATGTAAGAGTAATGAATGCAACTGGGTGCTATACAGTTGCAAAGATTAACTTAGTGGTTATTCCGCCAGTGTACTCTACAGTTTTGGTTGATAAAGTGATCTGTATTGAAGATAAAACAACTTTAGATGCAGGACCAGGATTCTCTGCATACGAATGGAGCACAGGTGAAACTACACAAATCATCTCTAACGTAGGTGTAGGAACTTATTGGGTAAAACTTACAACAGGAGATTGTACTGCAATTCAAAAAGTGAAAGTTTATGCAACAGAACAGCCGGTTATTTCAAATGTTGAAATTACAAACACTTCAATAGCTGTTAATGTTACAGGTGGAACTCCGGCATATCAATACTCTTTAGACAATGTCAACTGGCAGGAGTCTAATGTGTTCTCGGGTCTTACCAGAGGAGATTACACAGTCTATGTAAAAGACTCTTATGATTGTATACCTATGGAAATCGTAATTGTAGTTCCTAATATCATCAACGTAATCACACCAAATGGTGATGGCGTAAATGATGTCATTAATTATTCTGCTCTTTCAGGAAAAGGCAATTTAATTTTAAACATTTATGACAGATATGGAACAAAAATCCACCAAGCAGACAAATCAAATAACTATACTTGGGACGGAAAAATTGGCGGCAAAAATGTGCCAACCGGAAATTACTGGTACTCTGTAACCTGGAACGAAAACAATAAAAACAAAACCCCTATCAAATTCACAGGATGGGTAATGGTTAAAAACAGAGAATAA